From the Mastigocladopsis repens PCC 10914 genome, the window AAATATTTAAAAGTGGCTTGTGATGCTCTTTTTCAAAATAATTTAAAAATAATTATTGCCAAAAATATAAGATATGAAACAGAATATTTTTTGAATCAAAAAGAATTTGGAGGTCGGATAAAAAATTTTTTGAAGCGAGCAACTCGGGAATTTCCAAAACCAACAAAAGTTCTTATTGGACTCGCAATGGCGATTCCAGTTTATGCGCTTGTAATCCCTACAATTTTTGCTACCACTACTTTATTAACTGTCATTCCAGAATATATACAACATAATTTCTTTCCAGAAATAGAAGAAAAATCTATTCAGCCAAAAAAACCAAAATTATTAGCTTGGTTAGAGAATTCTGATTTATTGGTCATGGTAGCCATTTCTGGAGCATTTGGTAGTATAGTTAGTATCTTAATTCGACTCGACCAATATAAAGATAATGAAGACAAAACTTCAGCTATTCCTATTCTTGTCGGTTTTGCAAAACCTTTGATTGGAACATCATTTGGCATTCTAGTTTTTGCAATGATTAACTCGAATATTATCAGTTTTCCAGTTCTACGAGTGCCTACAGATTCAAACAATATTGAAAATATAGATGCCAAGTATTATTTGTTTTTTACACTAGCATTTTTAGTTGGTTTTAGTGAACGATTGGCTAATGATATTGTCAAGCGAGCAGAAGCAACCTTATCGCCTGAAACTGAAAAAGAAATTCTAAAAGAAGTCAGGGAGACAGGGCAGGGACTAAGGGAGACTGCACACGAAGTAGAGGAAGAAGTAAGGGAGACTGCACTGGAAGTAAGGGAGACTGCACACGAAGTAGAGGAAGAAGTAAGGGAGACAGCGCTGGAACTAAGGGAGACTCCAGATAGGGCCGAAGGAGAAATGAAAATCATTCAGCCTACCACATCTGATACATCAGCAGGAAATTCAAAAACAAATCCTCAACACTAACTCACCGATGGGGAAACAACGAAAAACCTGTTAACAAGTTATATCCCCGAGAACTGGAGACAAGCAATCGCCTCTCTTTCCCCCAGAACCAAAAACCTGTTAACGACTTTAGGCTGAATTTTTATCCCGTTCACTGCGGCAGAAATCTGCAAGCGCCTGAAACACAGTTTCGGGGTCAAATTCTGAAGTGTTCAGTATGATTGCAACGTCAGAATTGAGACTGACAAGTGAGCCTGTGACCAAGGTTAATCCTGACTCCGCAAGTCCGATAACCTTTGCCCTAGACTCTACTGGAAGCGATCGCAGTTGCTCTGCAAGAATTGCTTCCCTCTCCTCAACAGATAAGCCGCTCAACAGTTGGCGCACATTGTCTATCTCAGAAGATATTTCCCGAACCATTTACTCAACCCTGATACTGAGGAACAACTAGCAATCACACTGCGATCGCATTGTCAATATCCTTAGTATGCCCACGATAAGAGCGCGATCGCTTCCACTTTCGCCCAATGGCTATCATCGCCGCTTCCATCTCGTCATCATTAGCGACTTCTATCATTTGAACCAGAGAGCGCACGCCTTTGGTACCTTCACCTGACAAGGCATCAATGACGACTATGCCTAATTTTTCCTGGGCTGCTTGCCTTTGTGGAACAGGAAGCACACTCAGGATTTTGAAGTAATTACCAGCTTTTAGGT encodes:
- a CDS encoding helix-turn-helix domain-containing protein yields the protein MDRHQETLIAAIRESGLTAREIAVKAGVHESTLSKFLDGKTDLKAGNYFKILSVLPVPQRQAAQEKLGIVVIDALSGEGTKGVRSLVQMIEVANDDEMEAAMIAIGRKWKRSRSYRGHTKDIDNAIAV